The Cryptomeria japonica chromosome 9, Sugi_1.0, whole genome shotgun sequence DNA segment AATTCAGTGAAAGAGAGTATGGAATTCTTTTCAATACATTTTTAGGCATAGATCTGGAGCTCGCAGATGTCTGTTTTGAGCTCATGAAAGCCACTGGTACCACTCTGGCTGTGGAATCCTACAATTTTGTCATTGGTGCGTGTTTGAGTCACGGGCTGTATGATAAGGCATTGTTAATCGTGGAGGAAATGAGGATAGAAAATGTTAGTTTTAACGAGGAGacttattgtaatattcttagggTTTGTAAACATTTTGGCAATGCTAACGAAGCAGTGCGGATTTTTAGGGAGATGAAAGGTAACAGCATAAATCTATCCTTGGAGACCTATAATCTTTTGTTGATTGTGGTTGTAAGTGCTGGGGAAACGAAGGTTGCTACGGCCATTGTGGAAGAGATGAGGGTTTTGGGGTTTAAGCCAGACAAGGGTTTCTTGGAGAATTCAGCTAAGGCATATCTGAAATCAAATATGCTTGATGAGGTCGACAATTTGCTAAAAGATGAAAGCCTGAAAGACCGTAATGGAATTTCAGACTTGATCAAGATTTTCGCAGGGAAAAAGATTCTCTTGCAAGAATTTGAAGCTTTGCAATTGATGGAAAAATCTGGTCTGGATGCTAGTAATCTGGATCTTTCCAAAGTCATTTATGCCTGTGCCAGAATAGGAATGGTCGGAGAAGCCATCAAGGTTTATGATTATGTGAAAGCATCCAATCGTATTATTGACAAGTCTATCTATTTGGCTATGCTTTGTGTTTTCTGTAAAGCAGAAATGCAGCATTCTGCAGAGAAATTTTTCGAAGAGATGTCTGATCATGGTTTTGTGAATGAGGGAGCTTACTTGTATATGATGACCCTGTATGGGAATTTGGGAAGGCTGGAAGATGTGATGAAGACCTTCCAGTCGATGAAAGAAAACAGGTGTAATATAAATGTTGATGCCTACTCTGTCCTTATTGACATTATGGGTAAGGCTGGCAGAATGAACCAAGCTCGCAAGTTTCTTTTAGAGATGAGAAAGTCTCAAATACAGCCTAACAATGTCATATACTCAACTCTGATAAGATCTTATTTGTCAATAGGCCGGCTTGATTGCTCTCTTATGTATATTGAAGAGTTTAGATGCTCAGGGCTTATACCTGATGCTATTACTGCTGGTACTGTAGCCACTGTCTTGGCTCAAGCAGGTAAGTATGGTCAGTTGGAGACATTGATGGATGACCTGATTAGGAAGGGTATCAAATTCCCAAAGGATAAGGGCATCTTCTTGATGGATTTATGTACAGATGCTGTTCTTTCTGACAAGATTAGTCGGTTGATATAGCAAGAGAACTCATAACTTCTGTTTTGTGTTAATCCTCATATAAATGACCTTCACAGCAGAAGTACAATGGTTTGTTCACAACTGGGCCCAAGAATTTCTTGTTTTGTATTTCTCTTTTTCATTATGAGAATCCATATTTTCTAGAAATATGTTTCCTGATATTGTTAGATGTGGGTTGTGGCAGCCACCGTTTTAAACAATGATTTGTCTGCAAGCTTAGTACTATCGTGATAGGATTTGAACTGGGGTAGCTATAAAGGATTGTTTTTGCCACACATGCTTGATCATGGAGACAGCTTGGCCATTATTTCAAAATTGGCTAATTTATGGAGTAATTCTGTTTCAAATTTCGAGAAAAAATAGAATGGAGCTTGTGTGGCAGATTTTGAACTCTCCAATTTGAAGATTTGTGTGTTCACTACGTGAGGGCCTATGTAATGCATTCACAGTAGGTCCTTAAAAACCCCCCCAAAAATTAACAACGTAGTTGGCTCAAGAGTGAGCACTACATGCTTTTTTGATAAAACGGTACTGGTATTTTTCTTTGCTCCTTT contains these protein-coding regions:
- the LOC131077159 gene encoding pentatricopeptide repeat-containing protein At4g19440, chloroplastic, which codes for MARKIKGSLQYLMLSYTMTSYNVNGTQLLLPTSTKIQNLRNSTMQIYNISSTTKEVEPAIKTSKMPPRKARQACRRFLKLLSNSDDTHFQKTLILLRESPEKISSSQASLLINKIGDPLMAYDFYRFMKAQPGFEPRGVLYGALIDTQVKSKNPKPYKIRFYLDEMRKRNLKFSEREYGILFNTFLGIDLELADVCFELMKATGTTLAVESYNFVIGACLSHGLYDKALLIVEEMRIENVSFNEETYCNILRVCKHFGNANEAVRIFREMKGNSINLSLETYNLLLIVVVSAGETKVATAIVEEMRVLGFKPDKGFLENSAKAYLKSNMLDEVDNLLKDESLKDRNGISDLIKIFAGKKILLQEFEALQLMEKSGLDASNLDLSKVIYACARIGMVGEAIKVYDYVKASNRIIDKSIYLAMLCVFCKAEMQHSAEKFFEEMSDHGFVNEGAYLYMMTLYGNLGRLEDVMKTFQSMKENRCNINVDAYSVLIDIMGKAGRMNQARKFLLEMRKSQIQPNNVIYSTLIRSYLSIGRLDCSLMYIEEFRCSGLIPDAITAGTVATVLAQAGKYGQLETLMDDLIRKGIKFPKDKGIFLMDLCTDAVLSDKISRLI